In one Alphaproteobacteria bacterium genomic region, the following are encoded:
- a CDS encoding DUF4178 domain-containing protein yields the protein MSDRVAAINCTSCGGALQLNGGHRVRAVNCSYCGAVMDAHADYQVLAQYKDLKRPQTPLRIGMTLTLKGVEHTLIGIVESQMREEGQTYRWVDHQLFSPTHGYSWLTFEDGHFVWSYRVREVPQPARADRLGPKTTIRAMGMSFQVYETCTARISYVEGELTWVARLGDQTESTEAIAPPYLFAYERSANELEYAFGEYLTATQVSEAAGDTVISPWRSGIHPAQPEPPRPLIRAMGRAGRIFAPIALVGLLATLAVGGTEIQRMRIDDPRTGAVVPFNAPDAGYLYQVSLEASVNNTWAYYEVGLNRDGEEVELGSLGRDIEYYTGTDSDGSWSEGSQAATATFHVPEAGEYELEVLLVEAESEAANHPVTVVVAENVFVSRYFLALFVLMLIAAAVDPVLSFLYEKQRWKPVMGDDDD from the coding sequence ATGAGCGACCGGGTCGCCGCGATCAACTGCACCAGCTGCGGCGGCGCGCTGCAGCTGAACGGCGGCCATCGGGTGCGTGCGGTCAACTGCAGCTATTGCGGCGCTGTGATGGACGCCCACGCCGACTATCAGGTGCTGGCGCAGTACAAGGACCTGAAACGGCCGCAGACGCCATTGCGCATCGGCATGACGCTGACGCTGAAGGGGGTCGAGCATACCCTGATCGGCATCGTCGAGAGCCAGATGCGCGAGGAGGGGCAGACCTACCGCTGGGTCGACCACCAGCTCTTCTCGCCGACCCACGGCTACAGCTGGCTGACCTTCGAGGACGGCCATTTCGTCTGGAGCTACCGGGTGCGCGAGGTGCCGCAGCCGGCGCGCGCCGACCGGCTGGGGCCGAAGACGACGATCCGGGCGATGGGCATGAGCTTCCAGGTCTACGAGACCTGCACGGCCCGGATCAGCTATGTCGAGGGCGAGCTGACCTGGGTCGCCAGGCTGGGCGACCAGACCGAAAGCACCGAGGCGATCGCGCCGCCCTATCTGTTCGCCTACGAGCGCAGCGCGAACGAGCTGGAATATGCCTTCGGCGAATACCTGACCGCCACCCAGGTCAGCGAGGCGGCGGGCGATACCGTGATCTCGCCCTGGCGCAGCGGCATCCACCCGGCCCAGCCGGAGCCGCCGCGGCCGTTGATCAGGGCGATGGGCAGGGCCGGCCGCATCTTCGCGCCGATCGCCCTGGTCGGTCTGCTCGCCACACTGGCGGTGGGCGGCACCGAGATCCAGCGGATGCGCATCGACGACCCGCGCACGGGCGCCGTGGTGCCGTTCAACGCGCCCGACGCCGGCTATCTCTATCAGGTCTCGCTGGAAGCCAGCGTCAACAACACCTGGGCCTATTACGAGGTCGGCCTCAATCGCGACGGCGAGGAGGTGGAGCTGGGCAGCCTGGGCCGCGACATCGAGTATTACACCGGCACCGACAGCGACGGCAGCTGGTCGGAAGGCTCGCAGGCGGCCACCGCAACCTTCCATGTGCCCGAGGCCGGCGAGTACGAGCTGGAGGTCTTGCTGGTCGAGGCCGAGAGCGAGGCCGCGAACCACCCGGTCACCGTGGTGGTCGCGGAGAACGTGTTCGTCAGCCGCTATTTCCTGGC
- a CDS encoding DUF4178 domain-containing protein has protein sequence MTETTRQFNCPNCGAALKASLRYAKQVACDHCDSMVMLEDAVVRLAGKQGVMADMPSLLTLHEPFAYQGKTYTPVGHIRFDYAHGFWDEWWAETADGACWISVDEGDIAIEEPLELSRPVDPAALAVGATVRVNAGEFLITEAGEAVCRAVRGEIPEAIAPGDRFAYWHLSGADGALVTLEAEGAEVTATRGRWLNPYAIAARPAGRA, from the coding sequence ATGACCGAGACGACCCGCCAGTTCAACTGCCCCAATTGCGGCGCCGCCCTGAAGGCGTCGCTGCGCTACGCCAAGCAGGTCGCCTGCGACCACTGCGACAGCATGGTGATGCTGGAGGACGCGGTGGTGCGGCTGGCCGGCAAGCAGGGCGTGATGGCCGACATGCCCTCGCTGCTGACCCTGCACGAGCCGTTCGCCTACCAGGGCAAGACCTATACCCCGGTCGGCCACATCCGCTTCGACTACGCCCACGGCTTCTGGGACGAATGGTGGGCCGAGACCGCGGACGGCGCCTGCTGGATCAGCGTCGACGAGGGCGACATCGCCATCGAGGAGCCGCTCGAGCTGAGCCGGCCGGTGGACCCGGCGGCGCTGGCCGTCGGCGCCACCGTGCGCGTCAATGCCGGCGAATTTCTGATCACCGAGGCGGGCGAGGCGGTCTGCCGGGCGGTGCGCGGCGAGATACCGGAGGCGATCGCGCCGGGCGACCGCTTCGCCTATTGGCACCTGAGCGGCGCCGATGGCGCGCTGGTCACGCTGGAGGCCGAGGGTGCCGAGGTCACGGCGACCCGCGGCCGCTGGCTGAACCCCTATGCGATCGCCGCGCGGCCGGCGGGCCGGGCATGA
- a CDS encoding phytanoyl-CoA dioxygenase family protein encodes MRLSPEQVAFYHEQGYVMLERVLGESILAEIRGTIAALLAGAQGLTGNTEVYDLEDSHRPDRPRVRRIKKPHVHSAVFDRVVRLPEVLGPVRQLLGPDVRLQNSKLNLKSAGYGAPVEWHQDWAFYPATNDDVLAIGIVLNDVDAENGPLMVVPGSHRGPVFDHHSNGVFCGAMDPEAAGLDLANAVKLMGPAGSMSIHHARLVHGSDLNRSGRDRGLLLYELAAGDAWPLAGSLAAYGSYDAFQAELICGTPSNRPRLADVPVRIPAPLPADATSIYQAQRNAARRHFAVLEDEPAAG; translated from the coding sequence ATGCGTCTGTCACCCGAGCAGGTCGCCTTCTATCACGAGCAGGGCTACGTCATGCTCGAGCGAGTGCTGGGCGAATCGATCCTGGCGGAGATCCGCGGCACCATCGCCGCTCTGCTCGCCGGCGCCCAGGGCCTGACCGGCAATACCGAGGTCTACGACCTCGAAGACAGCCACCGGCCCGACCGGCCGCGGGTGCGGCGGATCAAGAAGCCGCATGTGCACAGCGCGGTGTTCGACCGCGTGGTGCGCCTGCCCGAGGTGCTGGGACCGGTGCGCCAGCTGCTCGGCCCCGACGTGCGGCTGCAGAACAGCAAGCTGAACCTGAAGTCCGCCGGTTACGGCGCGCCCGTCGAGTGGCACCAGGACTGGGCCTTCTACCCGGCCACCAACGACGACGTGCTGGCGATCGGCATCGTGCTCAACGACGTCGACGCGGAAAACGGTCCGCTGATGGTGGTGCCGGGCAGCCACCGCGGTCCCGTCTTCGACCACCACAGCAACGGCGTGTTCTGCGGCGCGATGGACCCCGAGGCCGCCGGGCTCGATCTCGCCAACGCGGTCAAGCTGATGGGTCCGGCGGGATCGATGTCGATCCACCACGCCCGGCTGGTGCACGGCTCCGACCTCAACCGCTCGGGCCGCGACCGCGGCCTGCTGCTCTACGAACTGGCGGCTGGCGATGCTTGGCCGCTGGCCGGTTCCCTCGCCGCCTACGGCAGCTACGACGCTTTCCAGGCCGAACTGATTTGCGGCACGCCGTCGAACCGGCCGCGGCTGGCCGACGTGCCGGTGCGGATTCCGGCGCCGCTGCCGGCCGACGCCACCTCGATATACCAGGCCCAGCGCAACGCGGCCCGGCGCCATTTCGCGGTGCTGGAGGACGAGCCGGCGGCCGGCTGA
- a CDS encoding nitronate monooxygenase produces MVALQPIRMSGKEVLPLIEGGKGISVSNGRSSGAWAAAGGIGTFSGVNADSYDADGNLIPQIYRGRTRRERHQELLSYAIEGACDQARIAHEYAGGEGRIHMNILWEMAGAETILRAALDRVGDLVHGVTCGAGMPYRMAEICASHGVYYYPIVSSGRAFRALWKRAYHKFGEWLGGVVYEDPWLAGGHNGLSNAEDPTQPQQPYERVVALRAQMREFGLHDTPIIMAGGVWYLREWEDWIEDPDVAPVGFQFGTRPLLTMESPISDAWKQRLLTLKEGDVLLHRFSPTGFYSSAVRNQFLQNLVERSDRQIAYTSEPLGDHDAELAVGARGRTVFVTAHDKTRAEAWMADGFGEAMRTPDSTLIFVTPDEGHQIRKDQIECMGCLSACQFSNWSQDEPYSTGRKADPRSFCIQKTLQEISHSDRIEDQLMFAGHNAYRFASDPFYSNGYIPTVQELVARIATGD; encoded by the coding sequence ATGGTCGCTTTGCAGCCCATCCGCATGTCGGGCAAGGAAGTCCTGCCGCTGATCGAGGGCGGGAAGGGCATTTCCGTCTCGAACGGGCGGTCGTCCGGGGCCTGGGCCGCCGCCGGCGGCATCGGCACCTTCTCCGGCGTCAACGCCGACTCCTACGATGCCGATGGCAACCTGATCCCGCAGATCTATCGCGGCCGCACCCGGCGCGAGCGTCACCAGGAGCTGCTGTCCTATGCGATCGAGGGCGCCTGCGACCAGGCGCGGATCGCGCACGAATATGCCGGCGGCGAGGGCCGCATCCACATGAACATCCTGTGGGAGATGGCCGGCGCCGAGACCATCCTGCGCGCCGCGCTGGACCGCGTGGGCGACCTGGTCCACGGCGTGACCTGCGGCGCCGGCATGCCCTATCGGATGGCCGAGATCTGCGCGTCGCACGGCGTCTACTACTACCCGATCGTGTCCTCCGGCCGCGCCTTCCGCGCGCTGTGGAAGCGCGCCTATCACAAGTTCGGCGAATGGCTCGGCGGCGTGGTCTACGAGGACCCGTGGCTGGCCGGCGGCCACAACGGCCTGTCCAACGCCGAGGACCCTACCCAGCCGCAGCAGCCGTATGAGCGGGTGGTCGCGCTGCGGGCGCAGATGCGCGAGTTCGGTCTGCACGACACCCCGATCATCATGGCCGGCGGCGTCTGGTACCTGCGCGAGTGGGAGGACTGGATCGAAGACCCGGACGTGGCGCCGGTGGGGTTCCAGTTCGGCACCCGCCCGCTGTTGACCATGGAAAGCCCGATCTCCGACGCCTGGAAGCAGCGTTTGCTGACCCTGAAGGAAGGCGACGTGCTGCTGCACCGGTTCAGCCCGACCGGCTTCTATTCCTCGGCGGTGCGCAACCAGTTCCTGCAGAACCTGGTCGAGCGCAGCGACCGGCAGATCGCCTATACCAGCGAGCCGCTGGGCGACCACGACGCCGAGCTGGCGGTCGGCGCGCGCGGGCGCACAGTGTTCGTCACGGCGCATGACAAGACGCGGGCCGAGGCGTGGATGGCGGACGGCTTCGGCGAGGCGATGCGCACGCCGGATTCGACACTGATCTTCGTCACGCCGGACGAAGGCCACCAGATCCGCAAAGACCAGATCGAGTGCATGGGCTGCCTCAGCGCCTGCCAGTTTTCCAACTGGTCGCAGGACGAGCCCTATTCGACCGGCCGCAAGGCCGATCCGCGCTCGTTCTGCATCCAGAAGACGCTGCAGGAGATCAGCCACTCCGACCGGATCGAGGACCAGCTGATGTTCGCGGGGCACAACGCTTATCGTTTCGCCTCCGACCCGTTCTATTCGAACGGCTATATCCCGACGGTGCAGGAACTGGTCGCGCGGATCGCCACCGGCGACTGA
- a CDS encoding Fur family transcriptional regulator yields MSKHSKRQDAAARANSDPALVARLKAAGLRPTRQRLALAQSLFGSCDRHVTAEQLHGEARAAGAHISLATVYNTLHQFTAAGLLREVLVEPGRVYFDTNTGAHHHFYHEDSGDIVDIAANEVAFARLPTTPDGRVISAVDVVIRVRPNRTGAAGG; encoded by the coding sequence ATGAGCAAGCATTCGAAACGGCAGGACGCCGCAGCCCGGGCCAATAGCGACCCGGCGCTGGTGGCGCGGCTGAAGGCGGCGGGGCTGCGCCCGACCCGCCAGCGCCTGGCGCTGGCCCAGTCGCTGTTCGGCAGCTGCGACCGCCACGTCACCGCCGAGCAGCTGCACGGCGAGGCGCGCGCCGCCGGCGCCCACATCTCGCTGGCGACGGTCTACAACACCCTGCACCAGTTCACCGCGGCCGGCCTGCTGCGCGAGGTGCTGGTCGAGCCCGGCCGGGTCTATTTCGATACCAACACCGGCGCACATCACCACTTCTACCACGAGGACAGCGGCGACATCGTCGACATCGCGGCCAACGAGGTCGCCTTCGCCCGGCTGCCGACGACGCCGGACGGGCGCGTGATCAGCGCCGTCGACGTTGTCATCCGGGTGCGTCCTAACCGCACGGGCGCGGCTGGCGGCTGA
- a CDS encoding rubrerythrin family protein, whose protein sequence is MPALKGTKTEQNLKDAFAGESQANRRYLYFAQKADVEGYNDVATVFRSTAEGETGHAHGHLEFLREVGDPATGEPIGTTVQNLKAAVAGETHEYTDMYPGMARSAREEGFDEIADWFETLAKAEKSHAGRFQKALNDIS, encoded by the coding sequence ATGCCAGCATTGAAGGGGACCAAGACGGAACAGAACCTGAAGGACGCCTTTGCCGGCGAGTCCCAGGCCAACCGTCGCTACCTCTATTTCGCACAGAAGGCCGACGTCGAAGGCTACAACGATGTCGCCACCGTGTTCCGGTCGACCGCAGAGGGCGAGACCGGTCACGCCCATGGCCACCTCGAGTTCCTGCGCGAGGTCGGCGATCCGGCGACCGGCGAGCCGATCGGCACCACGGTGCAGAATCTGAAGGCCGCGGTGGCGGGCGAGACCCACGAATATACCGACATGTATCCGGGCATGGCGCGCTCGGCCCGCGAAGAAGGCTTCGACGAGATCGCCGACTGGTTCGAGACCCTGGCCAAGGCCGAGAAGTCGCATGCCGGCAGGTTCCAGAAGGCCCTGAACGACATTTCCTGA
- a CDS encoding heterodisulfide reductase-related iron-sulfur binding cluster — MREGSLEAPIRHPIDWTDPDFTDPAKLDAELRRVFDICHGCRLCFNLCDSFPRLFDLIDESPTGELDSVDSAGFKPVVEACTLCDMCFMSKCPYVPPHEFNLDFPHLMLRARAAERAHGGGNKWEERLTETDRNGKLAGMAPGLANWASKRGNGLTRPLMEKVAGVHRDAALPKYHGKTLVARAKANPPAVNAAAPAHGRKAVLYATCFCNYNNPDIGTAAQAVLARNGIETEVVYPACCGMPQLEHGDIARVAERARQVSAALNAYVDRGYDIVALVPSCALMLKFEWPLILPDDAGVKKLSQATFDITEYVVDIAKRHGLADGMQPLDGGVSLHIACHARAQNMGQKAAEMLRLIPSADLEVIERCSGHGGSWGVMKENFEVALKVGRPVARKALEAKKAHLASECPLAGEHIVQGTERLGDDGRPVVPHSRHPIELMAQAYGLA; from the coding sequence ATGCGCGAAGGCAGCCTGGAAGCGCCGATCCGCCACCCGATCGACTGGACCGACCCCGATTTCACCGATCCGGCCAAGCTCGACGCCGAGCTGCGCCGCGTGTTCGACATCTGCCACGGCTGCCGCCTGTGCTTCAACCTGTGCGACAGCTTTCCGCGGCTGTTCGACCTGATCGACGAATCGCCGACCGGCGAGCTCGACAGCGTCGACAGCGCCGGCTTCAAGCCGGTGGTCGAGGCCTGCACCCTCTGCGACATGTGCTTCATGAGCAAGTGTCCCTACGTGCCGCCGCACGAGTTCAACCTCGACTTCCCGCATCTGATGCTGCGCGCCCGCGCGGCGGAGCGGGCCCATGGCGGCGGCAACAAGTGGGAAGAGCGGCTGACCGAGACCGATCGCAACGGCAAGCTGGCCGGCATGGCGCCGGGCCTCGCCAACTGGGCGTCGAAGCGCGGCAACGGCCTGACCCGGCCGCTGATGGAAAAGGTCGCCGGGGTGCATCGCGACGCCGCGCTGCCGAAATACCACGGCAAGACGCTGGTCGCGCGCGCCAAGGCCAACCCGCCGGCGGTCAACGCCGCTGCGCCGGCCCACGGGCGCAAGGCCGTGCTCTATGCCACCTGCTTCTGCAACTACAACAACCCCGACATCGGCACCGCCGCCCAGGCCGTCCTCGCCCGCAACGGGATCGAGACCGAGGTGGTCTATCCCGCCTGCTGCGGCATGCCGCAGCTGGAGCACGGCGACATCGCCCGGGTGGCGGAGCGGGCCCGCCAGGTTTCCGCCGCACTGAACGCCTATGTGGATCGCGGCTACGACATCGTCGCGCTGGTGCCGTCCTGCGCGCTGATGCTGAAGTTCGAATGGCCGCTGATCCTGCCCGACGACGCCGGGGTCAAGAAGCTGTCACAGGCTACGTTCGACATCACCGAATATGTCGTCGATATCGCCAAGCGCCACGGGCTGGCCGACGGCATGCAGCCGCTGGACGGCGGCGTGTCGCTGCACATCGCCTGCCATGCGCGCGCCCAGAACATGGGCCAGAAGGCCGCCGAGATGCTGCGCCTGATCCCGTCCGCCGACCTGGAGGTGATCGAGCGATGCTCCGGCCACGGCGGGTCGTGGGGGGTGATGAAGGAGAATTTCGAGGTCGCGCTCAAGGTCGGGCGTCCGGTCGCGCGCAAGGCGCTGGAGGCGAAGAAGGCCCATCTGGCCTCGGAATGCCCGCTGGCCGGCGAGCATATCGTACAGGGCACCGAGCGGCTGGGCGACGACGGCAGGCCGGTGGTGCCGCATTCGCGCCATCCGATCGAGCTGATGGCCCAAGCCTACGGGCTGGCCTGA
- a CDS encoding DUF3501 family protein, with amino-acid sequence MSRTEITRDDVMPLAAYEAVRAERRRAMAAVKRNRRVEVGPFATFYFECFATMLHQVQEMLFIEKGGDEQLADELAAYNPLVPKGDELVATVMFEIDDKIRRENVLARLGGIENHMLLTVGGERIACLPEEDVDRTSAAGKASAVQFVHFKFTPAQIAAFRRAGAQVVLGFDHPDYGHMAVVPEAVRAELAGDFAAEPASAA; translated from the coding sequence ATGAGCAGGACAGAGATCACCCGCGACGACGTCATGCCGCTGGCCGCCTACGAGGCGGTGCGGGCGGAGCGCCGACGCGCCATGGCGGCCGTCAAGCGCAACCGCCGCGTCGAGGTCGGCCCGTTCGCCACCTTCTACTTCGAGTGCTTCGCGACGATGCTGCACCAGGTGCAGGAGATGCTGTTCATCGAGAAGGGCGGCGACGAGCAGCTGGCCGACGAACTCGCCGCCTACAACCCGCTGGTTCCCAAGGGCGACGAGCTCGTCGCCACCGTGATGTTCGAGATCGACGACAAGATCCGGCGCGAGAACGTGCTGGCGCGCCTCGGCGGCATCGAGAACCACATGCTGCTGACGGTCGGCGGCGAGCGGATCGCCTGCCTGCCGGAGGAGGACGTCGACCGCACCTCGGCCGCCGGCAAGGCAAGCGCGGTGCAATTCGTGCATTTCAAGTTCACGCCGGCGCAGATCGCGGCCTTCCGCCGCGCCGGCGCCCAGGTCGTGCTCGGCTTCGACCACCCGGACTATGGCCACATGGCCGTGGTGCCGGAAGCGGTGCGGGCGGAGCTTGCCGGCGATTTCGCTGCCGAACCGGCTTCGGCCGCCTGA